In Candidatus Bathyarchaeia archaeon, the genomic window AATATGGAGCTCACGCAGGGGCGTTTCATGTCAGAAGCTTTAATGCTAGCGCTTACAAGGAAAGGAATGGATCGCCAAGAAGCCCATGAACTTGTGAGAAAGCTGGCAATGAATAGCCTAGTTGAGAATAAGAGTTTCAAAGAAGTTCTGGTCAAAGATCCTAACGTAAGGCGGTACATGCGTGAAGAGGAAGTCGAAGACGCGCTCAATCCTGAGAACTACCTAGGAACCACCCTAGAACAGATTGAGAGGGCTGTAAAAACCGCAGAGTCACAGATGACTAGGCTGTCAAGCTCCATGCCGTGAGAGAGCCCACAACACGGGTGCAACCTCTTCCAATACGCATCCAGAGTCAACCCAAGCGGCGCAAAAAGGTGTTAATAACTCTGTTGGCAACCTCGTCCAGCCTACTTCAAAGGAACATACATTGAACTCCGGCTGGCTCCAATGCCCGGGTTCCCATGTACAACCTTCTTATTGGTTATAACGAACTCGCCTAGGAGATGACCTACCATCTCAGGGGTAATAGTTACATTCACAAACTCCTTCCCGTTGTGGACGGCGATGTTGACACCGATCATCTCAGGAAGTATTAGCATATCACGTGCATGAGTTTCTATGGGCGCACTCTGCGGCTTGCCGCTCTTTCTCATCGATCGTATAGTCTCGAGAAGTTTCCTATGCTCCGGGGGTAATCCACGTGTCAGTTTCCTCTTGTACTTTGAAGGGAGAAGGCTAACGAAGTCATCCATCGACATCCTTTCAAGTTGGGCGATGCTATAGCCCCTGTAGAGGAACTCCTTCGGCAAGGTCCCACTTACCTATTCCACTCAAACAGCTTTATTTAAGTTTACTCGTCCAATCAAGCGACCATTGCTTTCTTGCTCTTCTCAGCTCTTCCGGTCTGCCGTGCAGCTATAAGCCCCACCTTCTGCCCAGGGGGTGCACCCCTCGCCACAGTAGTCGGTTTGAGGGAGCCGGTCTTATGTCGTCCCCCGCCATGGGGATGCACTGCCGCTATCATAGCGACACCCTTCACTATCGGGTAGTCGTGACCTTTAGCCCTCATAAGGTGGAACCGCTCCCCAGCCTTAAGAAATGGCTTATCAGTTCTCCCAGCCCCCGCTGCCACACCGATTGTAGCCCGACACCTCCCATCCAGATAAACTGTCTTACCTGAACTCAGTTTGAGTGCAATTCCTGCTGGCGTGTGGGCGATAACTGTTGCGTAACCTCCCGATGATCTGATGAATCGTCCCCCATCGCCGGGGAGGCGTTCAATGTTATAGACCATTGTGCCTTCCGGTATTTTTGACAAGGGTAGGATATTTCCAACACTTACGCTTGCCTCCTCGCCTATCTCTATCTCTCTGCCTACGTAGAGACCCTCTGAGGCTATGTTGTAGAAATCCGTCCCGTTAGCTAGGCGAATTAAGGCTAGGGGTGCCCCCCTCCCGGGGTCGTGGACAAGACATGATACTACACCCTTCAATGTCTCGGTCTGGGCTAGGCTAGTGAAAGGATATCTAGCCGGTGCTACTCTTTTATGGGTTGCAGCCCTGAATGTTGGGGTTCCTGCACCTCTCCTTTGAACTCTGATCTTCTTGCCCATTTCATGTCTACCCTCTAGTTATAGTATTCCAAGTTTTATGGCTATGTCGGATGCGTGGTATTCTGGGGTGAGCTTCACATAGGCTTTCTTAGAGCCTAGGGGGGTGATGAGGATGTTAACCTTTTCCACCTTAACCTCGTAGAGCTTCTCCACAGCTTTCTTCACATCTTCTTTAGATGCTTTTAGGTCCACTATGAAGACCAATTTGTTCTCAGCCTCGATTAGAGCTACAGCCTCTTCTGTTATCAGAGGGTAAAGGATGACTTTGTGGGGGTCATGCGTCATTCGTTGTTCTACCTCAGTTGAAGATGTTTTCCTCCTCAAGCCTCTTGATGGCCGACTCGCTCCAGATCGTGAGTCTACCTGGGTGGGCTCCGGGTGCGAGTAGTTCAGCGTTCAGTCTGTCCACCAGAGCAGTTTCGACGCCTGGTATGTTCGACGCTGCTTTACTGATGCCTTGGTCTGAGGCGACCACTATGAGAGGGCCGCATGGGTTTCTATATTTTCTGCCTCTCGTCTTACCTCTTCCGGCACGGATCCTTGTACTACTCTCTCTGAGCCTCTCCAGTTCGTCGGCCAGTCCAAGGGACTCAATGGCTTTACATATGGCGTTGGTGGTTTTTACTCTCTCTATCTCGTCCTCAACAATGAGTGGAAGGGTATCTATTGTGCCTAGTCTATGTCCCCTTTTGGTGGCGGCGTCTGTGTTTGCAGTGGCTGCGATGGCTGACCTTATGGCGAGATGTCTCTCTTTCTTGTTTATCCGTTTGAGTATTATCTTGGCGGTTTTGGGCGGGTGGGCTAGTCTTCCTCCGACTGCGCTGTGGATCATTGCGGCTTGGCCGGCTTTCGGGTAGCCTTGGCCTTTGATTCTTGGGACGCGTGCTATGCCGAGGCCTACGCCTCGGGAGACGGCTGAGCTTTTCTTCCCAGCTCGTGGGTCGCGGCCTTTTGGTTGGAGGCGGGTTGATTGGACTGCGAGTACTGCTCTCTTGATCAGGTCAGGTCTTATTGGGGTTTGGAATATGGGTGGTAGGGTTAGTTTCTTGTTTGGTTTCCCTTCGAGGGTGTAGACTGGTACTGTGTGTGTGGGGTCAGGAGTTGTTTGAGTTTGCTCTGAGGGGTGGGCTGTCATGGTTTATACCTCTATGCTATCTGGCTGCTACCTCTGGTGGGAAGAGTGTGATGGTTGGTGGTTTGGGTTGTGCGTGTGGTCTGGCTGGTTGGCGTAATATTATTAGGCGTTTGGGGGTTCCGGGGATGCTGCCTTTTAGTAGTAGGTAGTGTCCTTTGAGTATGCCGTAGCGGTTGAATCCCTCTCTTGGGTTTGCCTCGGCGGGGGTTGTGCCGATTTTGAGAACTCTCTTATTCAGTTCGACTCTTCTAGCGTAGCCCATCTGGCCTGCTCTGGCTACTGTGTATGTTACGGAGGCTGGGTGCCATGGGCCTATGCACCCGACGCTTCGGACGTGTTTTCGTGATTTGTCTTGGAGGATTCGGACTCCGAACCGTTTGACTGGGCCTTGGAATCCTTTACCTTTTGTTACCGCAGCTACGTCTATGCATTGGCCTTCCTTCACGAATGAGGTTACATCTATCTCTTTGCCGAGTATGGTTTTTCCGTATTCTAGTTGGTCTTTCGGCGTATTTCCGCCTATGGCTACCTCGAAGACTTCGGGTTTCTTCTTGTGGAGTCCGGCTTTGTGCGGGTTTGTGGCTGCTATGGCTCGGATTGTGGCTGTTTGGTCGAGTTTGGCTTCGAGTGTCTTCAGGTCTTCTTCGGGGTTGGGGTTTGGGGGCGGTTTGAGGGTTCGGGTTAGGTGTTTAGGTAAGGTTTTTGCCCAGGCTTCGCCTAGGGTTTTTAGGCCGTTGGTTGTGGTCTCATAGGCTCGGAGGGCGATGATTGTGAGGGGTGGGGTTT contains:
- a CDS encoding 30S ribosomal protein S19 → MPKEFLYRGYSIAQLERMSMDDFVSLLPSKYKRKLTRGLPPEHRKLLETIRSMRKSGKPQSAPIETHARDMLILPEMIGVNIAVHNGKEFVNVTITPEMVGHLLGEFVITNKKVVHGNPGIGASRSSMYVPLK
- a CDS encoding 50S ribosomal protein L2 — encoded protein: MGKKIRVQRRGAGTPTFRAATHKRVAPARYPFTSLAQTETLKGVVSCLVHDPGRGAPLALIRLANGTDFYNIASEGLYVGREIEIGEEASVSVGNILPLSKIPEGTMVYNIERLPGDGGRFIRSSGGYATVIAHTPAGIALKLSSGKTVYLDGRCRATIGVAAGAGRTDKPFLKAGERFHLMRAKGHDYPIVKGVAMIAAVHPHGGGRHKTGSLKPTTVARGAPPGQKVGLIAARQTGRAEKSKKAMVA
- a CDS encoding 50S ribosomal protein L23, with protein sequence MTHDPHKVILYPLITEEAVALIEAENKLVFIVDLKASKEDVKKAVEKLYEVKVEKVNILITPLGSKKAYVKLTPEYHASDIAIKLGIL
- the rpl4p gene encoding 50S ribosomal protein L4 encodes the protein MTAHPSEQTQTTPDPTHTVPVYTLEGKPNKKLTLPPIFQTPIRPDLIKRAVLAVQSTRLQPKGRDPRAGKKSSAVSRGVGLGIARVPRIKGQGYPKAGQAAMIHSAVGGRLAHPPKTAKIILKRINKKERHLAIRSAIAATANTDAATKRGHRLGTIDTLPLIVEDEIERVKTTNAICKAIESLGLADELERLRESSTRIRAGRGKTRGRKYRNPCGPLIVVASDQGISKAASNIPGVETALVDRLNAELLAPGAHPGRLTIWSESAIKRLEEENIFN
- a CDS encoding 50S ribosomal protein L3, which gives rise to MGHRKKHAPHRGSLAFRPRGRAASLIATPRYWPQTAEPKLLGFAGYKAGMSHAFILEDNPTSPNYGREIFTPVTIVETPPLTIIALRAYETTTNGLKTLGEAWAKTLPKHLTRTLKPPPNPNPEEDLKTLEAKLDQTATIRAIAATNPHKAGLHKKKPEVFEVAIGGNTPKDQLEYGKTILGKEIDVTSFVKEGQCIDVAAVTKGKGFQGPVKRFGVRILQDKSRKHVRSVGCIGPWHPASVTYTVARAGQMGYARRVELNKRVLKIGTTPAEANPREGFNRYGILKGHYLLLKGSIPGTPKRLIILRQPARPHAQPKPPTITLFPPEVAAR